A genomic segment from Dermatobacter hominis encodes:
- the mce gene encoding methylmalonyl-CoA epimerase, translating into MSENPDATSGLLTEIDHIAIAVRDLDAAVDYYQKAFGATVAHREVVDSDGVEEALIKVADSYIQLTAATREDSPIAKAIEKRGEGLHHVGYRVDDCQAALDAMVAAGATPIDKAPRPGSRGTTVAFIHPKGSYGTLIELVQE; encoded by the coding sequence ATGAGCGAGAACCCCGACGCCACGTCCGGCCTGCTGACCGAGATCGACCACATCGCCATCGCGGTGCGCGACCTCGACGCCGCGGTCGACTACTACCAGAAGGCCTTCGGCGCGACCGTGGCCCACCGCGAGGTCGTCGACTCCGACGGCGTCGAGGAGGCACTGATCAAGGTGGCCGACAGCTACATCCAGCTGACGGCTGCAACGCGCGAGGACTCGCCGATCGCGAAGGCGATCGAGAAGCGGGGCGAGGGCCTGCACCACGTCGGCTACCGGGTCGACGACTGCCAGGCCGCGCTCGACGCGATGGTCGCGGCCGGCGCGACGCCGATCGACAAGGCGCCCCGCCCCGGCTCGCGGGGCACGACGGTGGCGTTCATCCACCCGAAGGGCTCCTACGGCACGCTCATCGAGCTCGTCCAGGAGTAG
- a CDS encoding alpha/beta hydrolase family protein, translated as MRRVVAFLLCSTVLAAGCAATDDASSAPTTAPHSSTSSTIAPSTTTGDGAPSTTGADAAASGCPDGGARPIGTFGVGRSERTAVDPSRPTTPRPEWAERAATDRTLPYVVLYPAEVAPLDGGAGTSDAAPSGDGPFPVVMWSHGMGSAGTERNDTLARWASAGYVVVAPTFPLSSRAPDASDLLNQPGDVAFVLDQVRAATAAGGDPLHGLVRPDCVAVAGHSMGGGTTLAAAYDPRTASIAPRAIVDIAGLLPTEAGGRAIADMAPLPALVVHGTADRTVPYRVAEAAVAALHGPTWFLSFPDGGHSDLFAPPRGDVLDRAVTAFLDAELKGAPAALDELPAAVASSGVATLQVLPAR; from the coding sequence GTGCGCCGGGTCGTCGCGTTCCTGCTGTGCTCGACCGTGCTCGCGGCCGGGTGCGCCGCCACCGACGACGCCTCGAGCGCGCCGACGACCGCGCCCCACTCGTCCACGTCGTCGACCATCGCGCCATCGACCACCACCGGCGACGGTGCACCGTCCACCACCGGCGCCGACGCCGCGGCGAGCGGGTGCCCCGATGGCGGGGCGCGACCGATCGGGACCTTCGGCGTGGGCCGCTCGGAGCGGACCGCGGTGGATCCCTCGCGGCCGACCACCCCCAGGCCCGAGTGGGCCGAGCGGGCCGCGACCGACCGGACGCTGCCGTACGTCGTCCTGTACCCGGCGGAGGTCGCGCCGCTCGACGGCGGCGCCGGCACCTCCGATGCCGCTCCGTCGGGCGACGGGCCGTTCCCGGTCGTCATGTGGTCGCACGGCATGGGGTCGGCCGGCACCGAGCGCAACGACACCCTCGCCCGCTGGGCCAGCGCCGGCTACGTGGTCGTGGCGCCGACGTTCCCGCTCAGCAGCCGGGCGCCCGATGCCTCGGACCTGCTGAACCAGCCGGGCGACGTCGCGTTCGTGCTCGACCAGGTCCGCGCCGCCACGGCCGCGGGCGGCGACCCGCTGCACGGTCTCGTCCGGCCCGACTGCGTGGCGGTGGCCGGGCACTCGATGGGCGGCGGCACCACGCTCGCCGCGGCCTACGACCCGCGGACCGCGTCGATCGCGCCGCGGGCGATCGTCGACATCGCCGGCCTGCTCCCGACCGAGGCCGGCGGTCGGGCGATCGCCGACATGGCCCCGCTCCCCGCCCTGGTGGTGCACGGCACGGCGGACCGCACGGTGCCGTACCGGGTGGCCGAGGCGGCCGTCGCCGCGCTGCACGGACCGACCTGGTTCCTCTCGTTCCCCGACGGCGGCCACAGCGACCTGTTCGCCCCGCCACGCGGCGACGTGCTCGACCGGGCGGTGACCGCGTTCCTCGACGCCGAGCTCAAGGGCGCGCCGGCGGCGCTCGACGAGCTGCCCGCCGCGGTCGCGTCGTCGGGGGTGGCGACCCTCCAGGTGCTGCCGGCCCGGTGA
- the ccrA gene encoding crotonyl-CoA carboxylase/reductase, whose product MQEILDAIQSDASGDDIANLAIPESTRAAHVLRSEEDMWEGVDSWDKDPRKSLHVGELPLPELAPDEAVVAVMASAINFNTVWTSIFEPLSTFGFLDRLGRESVWGARHAQDFHIVGSDASGVVLRVGSAVRNWKPGDRVTVHCNFVDDQDPSAHNDSMLAANQRIWGFETNYGGLADLSIVKANQLMPKPTHLSWEEAAVNALCASTSYRMLVGEHAARMKQGDNVFIWGATGGIGAYATQLVLNGGGTPIGVVSSESRVKLLNAMGCDAVIDRKAEGYNFWKDEQTQDESEWRRLGKKVRSLVGEDPDIVFEHPGRSTMGASVFITKRGGKVVTCAATSGYMIEYDNRHLWMKLKSIISSHFANYQEAWEMNRLIDQGRIQPVMSEVFPLEQVGEAALKVHHNEGEGKIGVLCLAPEAGLGITDPAKREAVGEDKITLYQRHARGEL is encoded by the coding sequence ATGCAGGAGATCCTCGACGCCATCCAGTCCGACGCGTCCGGCGACGACATCGCCAACCTCGCCATCCCCGAGTCCACCCGGGCGGCCCACGTGCTGCGCTCCGAGGAGGACATGTGGGAGGGCGTCGACTCGTGGGACAAGGACCCCCGCAAGAGCCTCCACGTGGGCGAGCTCCCGCTGCCGGAGCTGGCGCCCGACGAGGCCGTCGTCGCGGTGATGGCGAGCGCCATCAACTTCAACACGGTGTGGACGTCGATCTTCGAGCCGTTGTCGACCTTCGGCTTCCTCGACCGCCTCGGCCGCGAGTCGGTCTGGGGCGCCCGCCACGCGCAGGACTTCCACATCGTCGGCTCCGACGCCTCGGGCGTCGTCCTGCGGGTCGGTTCGGCCGTCCGCAACTGGAAGCCGGGTGACCGCGTCACGGTGCACTGCAACTTCGTGGACGACCAAGACCCGTCCGCCCACAACGACTCCATGCTCGCCGCCAACCAGCGCATCTGGGGCTTCGAGACGAACTACGGCGGCCTGGCCGACCTGTCGATCGTCAAGGCCAACCAGCTCATGCCGAAGCCGACGCACCTCAGCTGGGAGGAGGCGGCGGTCAACGCGCTGTGCGCCTCGACCAGCTACCGCATGCTCGTCGGCGAGCACGCCGCCCGCATGAAGCAGGGCGACAACGTCTTCATCTGGGGCGCGACCGGCGGCATCGGCGCCTACGCCACCCAGCTCGTCCTCAACGGCGGCGGCACGCCGATCGGCGTCGTGTCCTCGGAGTCCCGGGTGAAGCTCCTCAACGCGATGGGCTGCGACGCCGTCATCGACCGCAAGGCCGAGGGCTACAACTTCTGGAAGGACGAGCAGACCCAGGACGAGTCGGAGTGGCGGCGCCTCGGCAAGAAGGTCCGCTCGCTCGTCGGCGAGGACCCCGACATCGTCTTCGAGCACCCCGGCCGCTCGACGATGGGCGCCTCGGTGTTCATCACGAAGCGCGGCGGCAAGGTCGTCACCTGCGCCGCGACGTCGGGCTACATGATCGAGTACGACAACCGCCACCTGTGGATGAAGCTCAAGAGCATCATCAGCTCGCACTTCGCGAACTACCAGGAGGCGTGGGAGATGAACCGCCTCATCGACCAGGGCCGCATCCAGCCGGTGATGAGCGAGGTGTTCCCGCTCGAGCAGGTCGGCGAGGCCGCGCTGAAGGTCCACCACAATGAGGGCGAGGGCAAGATCGGCGTGCTGTGCCTCGCTCCCGAGGCCGGCCTCGGCATCACCGACCCGGCCAAGCGCGAGGCCGTCGGCGAGGACAAGATCACCCTGTACCAGCGTCACGCCCGCGGCGAGCTCTGA
- a CDS encoding DUF3089 domain-containing protein — MAIAVAAVALALAGAAGSSDDSASDAGDDGGGDRTTTEATTTTAAPLARYAGHRSEVYSDPANWICRPELDDVCDTGLDATVLDADGTMADEPWEPDPDAPVDCFYVYPTISADDGDYSDLVAGDEERFVALNQVARLGSGCRVFAPVYRQRTLAGLTRSFGGGAPGTATDQPYQDVLDAWRQYMANDNGGRGVVLIGHSQGAGLLTRLLAEEIDPDEDVRDQLVAAYLAGAAVAVPEGQDVGGALQHVPLCREPEQAGCVVTWASFRSTSPPPENALFGKPRSGVGEAGCTNPAAVAGGPAELHPYFPSSPDASILSTMGATGGSDQPWVDPAVGTVTTPFVTTPGLVTAECVRRDGRSYLEVTVHGDPSDPRRDDIGGDLTPQWGLHLQDVNLVMGDLVELLSSQSSAWREAHD; from the coding sequence GTGGCGATCGCGGTCGCGGCGGTGGCGCTCGCGCTGGCGGGGGCGGCGGGCTCGTCGGACGACTCGGCGAGCGACGCGGGTGACGACGGCGGCGGTGACCGGACCACCACCGAGGCGACCACGACGACCGCCGCGCCGCTGGCTCGCTACGCCGGCCACCGCAGCGAGGTCTACTCGGACCCCGCGAACTGGATCTGCCGGCCCGAGCTCGACGACGTGTGCGACACCGGCCTCGACGCGACGGTGCTCGACGCCGACGGCACGATGGCCGACGAGCCGTGGGAGCCCGACCCCGACGCCCCGGTCGACTGCTTCTACGTGTACCCGACGATCTCCGCGGACGACGGCGACTACAGCGACCTGGTCGCCGGCGACGAGGAGCGGTTCGTCGCCCTCAACCAGGTCGCCCGCCTCGGCAGCGGGTGCCGGGTGTTCGCACCCGTCTACCGGCAGCGCACCCTCGCCGGGCTGACCCGGTCCTTCGGCGGCGGCGCCCCCGGCACGGCGACCGACCAGCCGTACCAGGACGTGCTCGACGCGTGGCGCCAGTACATGGCGAACGACAACGGCGGCCGCGGCGTCGTGCTCATCGGCCACTCCCAGGGCGCGGGGCTGCTGACGCGGCTGCTGGCCGAGGAGATCGACCCGGACGAGGACGTGCGCGACCAGCTGGTCGCCGCCTACCTGGCCGGCGCCGCCGTCGCCGTGCCCGAGGGCCAGGACGTCGGCGGGGCGCTCCAGCACGTGCCGCTCTGCAGGGAACCCGAGCAGGCCGGGTGCGTCGTCACATGGGCGTCGTTCCGCTCCACCTCGCCGCCGCCCGAGAACGCGCTGTTCGGCAAGCCCCGCAGCGGCGTCGGCGAGGCCGGCTGCACGAACCCGGCCGCCGTGGCCGGCGGCCCGGCCGAGCTGCACCCCTACTTCCCGTCGTCGCCCGACGCCTCGATCCTCTCGACGATGGGCGCCACCGGCGGCAGCGACCAGCCGTGGGTGGACCCGGCGGTCGGGACCGTCACCACCCCGTTCGTGACGACCCCGGGGCTCGTCACCGCCGAGTGCGTCCGCCGCGACGGCCGCTCCTATCTCGAGGTCACCGTGCACGGCGATCCGTCGGACCCCCGGCGCGACGACATCGGCGGCGATCTCACCCCGCAGTGGGGCCTGCACCTCCAGGACGTGAACCTCGTGATGGGCGACCTGGTCGAGCTGCTGTCGTCGCAGTCATCGGCCTGGCGCGAGGCGCACGACTGA